A window of Lagopus muta isolate bLagMut1 chromosome 14, bLagMut1 primary, whole genome shotgun sequence contains these coding sequences:
- the LOC125700044 gene encoding uncharacterized protein LOC125700044, with protein sequence MAPRIRLNVSKPLPTICETHEEAMEDLTSNPKHTANSSTNPDLYSSDDYIQSICHLARPTFPGIPESSHRVQDRRILQTLEAMSWSPSKQEMSMCKLTNFISNVMPPGKTTSAPDDAEADFWSREDPLAQIYRHTGNLCSSKGLWSRSSSTDSSQCTSSSHLDSLHPPAVKEQAPGRTHFSRMFSFPRIPSPRPMQKETLCSELRCLRKDEGAVVGSNHSQKEDALGFINAEELLLCSARAKLLGNRVLHCSGRRQGLFEAAGADEKGRETSNCDKNTVGDVPSKQRYSKCFQAAKKAVIHNWISEHRCMWKEAKIKACLLPAIAEV encoded by the coding sequence ATGGCTCCTCGGATAAGACTGAATGTTTCAAAGCCTCTCCCAACCATCTGTGAAACCCATGAGGAGGCAATGGAAGACCTAACCAGCAACCCAAAGCACACTGCAAACAGTTCAACCAACCCAGATCTGTACTCTAGCGATGATTACATTCAATCCATCTGCCACCTCGCCAGACCCACCTTCCCAGGCATTCCTGAAAGCAGCCATAGGGTTCAAGACAGAAGAATCCTGCAGACTCTGGAAGCCATGTCATGGTCCCCATCCAAGCAAGAAATGTCAATGTGTAAACTGACCAATTTCATCTCAAATGTGATGCCGCCAGGAAAAACTACGTCTGCTCCTGATGATGCAGAAGCCGACTTCTGGTCCAGAGAGGACCCTCTGGCACAGATCTACAGACACACAGGAAATCTCTGCTCCTCCAAGGGTTTGTGGAGCAGAAGCTCCAGCACTGACTCCTCACAGTGCACCTCCTCCAGCCACCTGGACTCCCTTCATCCCCCAGCCGTGAAAGAACAAGCCCCAGGGAGAACACATTTCTCACGGATGTTCAGTTTTCCAAGGATTCCCTCTCCAAGGCCAATGCAGAAAGAAAcgctctgctcagagctgaggTGTCTCAGAAAAGATGAGGGAGCGGTTGTAGGGAGCAATCACAGTCAGAAAGAAGATGCTCTCGGGTTTATTAACGCTGAAGAGCTATTGCTGTGCTCAGCCAGAGCGAAGCTACTAGGAAATCGGGTTTTGCACTGCTCTGGAAGGAGGCAGGGTTTGTTTGAGGCAGCAGGTGCTGatgaaaaagggagagaaactTCTAACTGTGACAAAAACACAGTGGGTGATGTTCCCAGTAAACAGAGATACTCCAAGTGCTTCCAGGCAGCTAAAAAAGCCGTGATTCATAATTGGATTTCAGAGCACAGATGCATGTGGAAAGAAGCAAAGATAAAAGCTTGTTTGCTCCCAGCCATTGCTGAAGTGTGA